Sequence from the Rhizobium sp. TH2 genome:
GTTCAAGAAGGAACGCGGCTGGCATTACCTGCCGCTCTATTCCGACACCTCAGGCGAATTCAGCCATGATTACCATGCCATCACCCCGGATGGCGGCGACGACGCCGGCCTGCATGTCTTCACCCGTCGCGACGGCACGATCCGGCATTTCTGGAGCGGCGAAATGGGCGGAGTCACCGCCGATCCCGGGCAAGACCCGCGCGGCGCGCCGGATCTGATGCCGCTCTGGACGATCATCGACTGCACGCCGGAGGGCCGCTCGCCCACCTGGTATCCAAAGCTGAACTATTAGAGTCTCAGATCACTAGCAAATGCGAGGCGTCGAGCGCCAACGTGTCCTCGAGGGTGGCAACCAGCACGCTGCCGCCCTTCCTCGAACCGTTGGCGTCGTAGAAGAGTTCGCCTGACGCGCTGTCGTAGATCACCCGGTCCCTGCGGTCTTCGGCATCGCCAGTCGTGTTGACCACGAAGGCGATGTCGGCGAGTACGCCATCCCGGCCCACGGCCTTGAACATCTTGTTGTTGAACCCGATCGTGTCCACGCCGATCTCGAAATCCGTGATCACGTCCGCATAGGCCGTAGATGGCTTGGTGTCGAAGATGAAAAAATCCTCGCCGCCATTGCCGGTTAGCGTGTCGGCGCCGCTATTGCCATAAAGTGCATTGGCGTAGTCGTTGCCGATGATCGTATCGCCCTTGATGCCGCCGACAGCCCCCTCGATGATCGTGCCGCGCGCGATCGCCAGATTGCCCTTGACGCCGTTGATGTTGGAAAAGCTCTCCTCGTGCAGGTCGATCACCAGCGCCTTCTTCGACCAGCTGAAATCCAGCACATCGGTGCCTGATGTATCGACGATCGTCCGCGCCGTGATCCCCCTGTACCGGCCGTCCAGGGATGACGCCGCCTTGAAGTCCGTTTCATACGAATAGACGTTGTCGCTCGGCCGGATATCGACGATGCCATAAAGTTCGCGGATCGCCAGGATATCGGACATCATCAGCGTGAGCGGCAGCGCCTTGTCCGCGTCGACATCAAGGTTCTCATTCTGGTCGAAATACGACATCACGCTCGCCTGCCAGGAGTCATTGTCGGCGTGCACGTTCGGGTCATAGGTGGCGGAGCCGTTATAATTGCCGGCATGGCCGAGGCCCATCGCATGGCCGATCTCGTGGATATAGGTCAGCATCGAATAGTCGTATTTGCCCGATCCGAGATTCTCGATCCATTTCTGGGATACGGTGACTTCGGATCTGACGATCTGCGAGCCATCGACCTCGGAGTCCGCGAAGGCGGCGGCGGTGTCGAAATAATTGTCCGTGAAGTCGATGTCGGCGCCGTTCCTGACCTCCTGGAACCTGATGCCGGTCGCATCGGTCCAGGCCTGGAACGCCTTGCGGGCGAGCACTTGCGCGGCCTTGTCCAAGGTCGCGATATCGACGGTGATCGTGCCGCCCGCCTCGATATCGAAACTGCGCCGCGCTTCCTCATTGTCTTCCCAGTATCCATCAGTGAGATACGCAGCCAATGTGTCGAGATCGGCGTCATAGTCCGGAACCGGGTTCTCGCCGGCCGCAGCGCCTTCGAGAAAATCCGGGGTGCGATCGACCCTGACCGGCTTGGCCTTGGCGGCCGCGCTCGCCATCGCTTCGTTTGCGTCAGGCGCGAAAATGAACTCGTGCGCCGCTGCCATGGATGGCACCACAAAGTCGGAATTGATGCTGAAGGAAAAGTCGTCGCGTTCGCGACTTGCGAAGGCCTTGGAGATGCTCATGATCCAGATTCCGATGGTGTCGTTGCCTGCCTGGGCGCCATCGATGCGCTGGGTTCCGCTCGGGGTCCTGTTTAACCGGAATGATCACGAGGTCAATAGTGGAGTCGCATTGTCATATTTAGCCGGATAGATGGCGCGGCCGCTCAACGGCCGCGCACGCTTTCGACCGCGCGTTCGAGGTCGGCCTGGGAAAAGGGTTTCGAGAGTTTGGGAAATCCCGCCTCCACATCGGGCGGCAGTTGCGCATAGCCGGTCGCCAGAATGACGGGAAGGTTCGCGTCGCGCGCGCGGATCTCGGCGATCAGCTGTGCGCCGGTCATCTGCGGCATGGCATGGTCGGTGATCACGATATCGAACCGGGTGCTCGACATGAGTTCCAGCGCCGCCTTTCCCGAATATGCCGACGTGACCCGGTGTCCCAGATCTTCCAGCATATCCACCGTATTCATCAGCACGAGGGCGTCGTCGTCCACGGCGAGGATCGCAAGCGAGTGCGGCACGCCGTTCACAGGCTCTCCGATTGTTTCGGCTACGGGTGCGGATTCGACCGGCAGTATCGGTTTTGCCGGCAGCCATATCTCCGCGGTCGTTCCGTCTCCCGGTTTGCTCTTGAGCCGCAGCGTGCCGCCGGATTGTTTGGCCAGCCCATGGATCGTGGAGAGCCCGAGCCCGGTTCCCTTGCCGACGCCCTTGGTGGTGAAGAAAGGCTCCATCGCGCGCTTCAGCACCGCCTCGCCCATGCCGGTGCCCGTATCGGTCACGGCAAGGCGCACATAATGGCCCGGTTCGAGTGAGCCGTCGCGCAGGGCAACGATCATCTCCTCGGCTTCAACAATGATCTCGCCCTTGCCGGACATGGCGTCGCGCGCATTGACTACGAGGTTGAGCAGCGCCGATTCAAGCTGGTTGGCGTCCGTCTCGACCTCGGGCAACTGATCGGAGAACCGCGTCTCGATGGTCACCATCGGACCCAGCGAACGGGCAAGCAGTTCCGCCATGCCGCCGACCAGTCGCCTGATGTCGATGCGTTCGTTCTTGAGCTCCTGCCGCCGGGCAAAGGCCATCATGCGCTGCACCAGCGAGCTTCCGCGTTTGGCGCCTTCGAGCGCGTTGTCGATGAAATGCAGCAGCGCCGGATCGTCCGGCAGGCGCTTTCGCAGCAGTTCCAGGCTACCGGATATCGCCATCAGCAGGTTGTTGAAGTCATGCGCCACGCCGCCCGTCAGGTTGCCGATGGCTTCCATCTTCTGGGACTGGAGCAGCGCGTGCTCGGCCTCGACCCTCGCCGTGATATCGACCGCTTCCGGGACAAGTGCGACGACCTCGCCGGCGGGATTTTTCACCGGGCGCATGGAAAAGTCGAAGCTGCGAATGCCGACCGGCAGGGTCAGCGTCATGGAAATGTTTTCGATCTTTCCGGATGCAACGCTTTCGACTGCGGCCTTCACCGCTTCCGGCATATCAGGCGTTCCGGTGAACCAGGGCGTCTCCCAGAACGGTTTGCCGAAGACATCGGCCAGCGTGGATTGGATCCCGTCGAGCGCCGTCAGGTTGGCAAAGCGCACCCGGCCCTCGATATCCAGCAGGCCCTGATAGAGATGGGTGGTTTCCAGGATCGCGCGGATGCTTTCCTGGCTCTGGACCAGCTCAGCGGTCCGCTCCGCCACCATCCGTTCCAGGTCCAGCCGGAAACGCCGCTCGCTCTCTCGCGCATTCGCCTCCGCCCGCACCCGTTCGATATGCGCCCAGGATCGCTCGGTCACCTCGGTGAGCAGCACGAGTTCCTCATCCGACCAGTGATGGGGCACCTTGTCGTGAATGGCCATCAGTGCGGTCAGCCGGCCCTCCTTGACCAGTGGCAGGCAGATCGTGGCGGCGATCCCGATATCCTGAAACGTCTTGGCTTCCTCGGGCGCCAGTTCCATGCGATTGTCATGGATGACCAAAGGTTTGCCGGCATGCAGGTTGGTCATCGCCAGCACGCCGAAGTCATGCAGCATATAGTGCCCGGTGATGGTGGGAGAGCCCGGCGCCGACCAGTCGCCGCGTATGGTGAAGCCGTCCTGGTCCGCGTCCATGTCGGCATAGGCGCAGATGGCAAGGTTGAGATGCTCGCCGACCATCCGCGTCGTGATTGCGAGAATCGCATCGGCATCGGTGCTGGCAGCCGTTTCCCGCGCGAGCGCCTCGAGAAACCGGTAGCGGTCCTCGGCACGGCGATACCGCGCCTCGCTTTCGCGGAACGCAGCTTCCTGTGCCTGCAATCGCCTGGCGATATCGAACTGTTCGTCCGTCTCGGCCGTCACGCGGGTCCCCTTCAGCTTAACAGGCCCTAACGCGTGATACAGGCAATTGGTTGCCTCTGCCCCTCAAATTTAAGGGGAGGAGCTTCAGGCACACGTCGGACGCCTCAGATGACGAGGAAATCTCCGAAACCAAGTCCGGGAAAGGTGCTGAGCTTGGCGACCAGCACGGAACCGCCCTGTTTGTCGCCATCAAAATCGTAGTAGAGTTCGCCCGTATCCGTTTCATAGATCAGCCGGTCACTGGCATCTTCAGCTTTGCCGGTCAGGTTCGATCTAAAGGCATCGAACGACAGCGCCCCGTCGACGCCCAACTTGGTGAACACCTTGTTGTTGAACGCAATCGTATCGTCAACCACGACGAAATCCACGATCGTATCGACATTCTTGCTGCTCGCCTTGGTGTCGAACACGAAGAAGTCCTCGCCGCCGCCGCCCGTCATCCTGTCCTTGCCGCCATTGCCGAACAGCGCATTGGCCGCCTCGTTGCCGATGATCCTGTCGGTGCTCCGGCCGCCGATCGCGATCTCGACCACAGTGTCACGCGAAATTCCGAGATTGCCCTTGACGCCATCGATGGTCGAGAACGTCTCAGCGTTCATGTTGATCGTCTGCTTCCTGGCCGACCAGGAGAAGTCGAGCGTGTCGGTGCCGCCGGTATCGACGATCGTGCGGGTCGAGTAGTATTTCTCGAAATCGCCGCGGTAGGAGTAGACACTGTCTCCGGCCCTGATCGCAGTGTCGCCGTAGAGCTCGCGGATCGCGATGATATCCGCCACTTGGGGGGTCATCACAAGGGCGAAGTGCGCGTCGACATCGGTGTTTTGTGCCTGCGAGAAATAGGACATGATGCTGGCCTGCCAGGAGTCATTGGTGAAATTGTTGTCCACCCCGTATTTCGCCGAACCGTTATAGTTGCCGGCATGGCCGAGCCCGAGCGCGTGGCCGATCTCGTGGATATAGGTCTGCATCGAATAGGTGTGCCTGCCATGGCCGTAGTCGTCGATCCACTTTGTGGCGATATTGACGAAGGATGAGTCGATCGTGCCATCGCCAACGCCTTTCGAGGTCGAATAGGCGTATTTTCCCTTGTCGTCGAAGTCGATGTCGGCATTCTTGCTTACGAACTTGAAATTCAGGCCGCTGGCATCTTCCCAGGCGTCGAGTGCCCATTTCGCGAGCTGCTTTCCGGCTCCGGTCAGGTCTCCGATATCGACCTTCAGCGTACCACCGTCGCCGACAGCAAACTCGCGATGTGCCCAATAGCCATCGGTCAGAAAGGTGGCCAGTGTCGTCAGCGCAGGATCGGTGAACGGCACGTTCACGCCATCGGTTGCACCGGCCAGGAAATCGGCGCTGCGATCGACCTTGACCGTCTGCGCCGCGCGGGCGCTGTCACTGCTGTCGGCGCCGCGCGCTGGGCTGATGAAATCCACCCTGTCCGAGACCGGAAGGTCTATGGAGATTTGTTCGACCATGTGGCCCGCATCGCTGGAGAAGAAATCCTCGTCTTCGCGTTCCAGAACGTATTTGCTCTGCTTGCCCATGCTTCCCTCGCTCCTCGTCTTTGTGGCAACCGCTTGGTCACGGCCCGCGTCCGCACATCGTGCCGCCTCTTGCCAAACTCACTACATGCTTCGTCCGGCCGTGGAAACGGGTACTGTCACAGGTTGTGGATTGCTGTGGCGCTCCCGCAACGCCTTTGAAGGAGCGGACGGGAATACCCCCTCTTGCGGTTGACGGGTGAGCCGTGCTTAATCTTCGTCGCGCCACTCAAGTTTTTTAAGGGTGCTGCATATTGGGGGAGTACATGAAGGGCATATTGAGATTCGTCGCGGTCGCGGCGCTGGCTGTCGCCGTTTGGGCTGGGACCCTGGCTTCCGTTCAGGCGAAGGAACCACCGGAGAAGGTGCTGCGCAACTGGTACCGCATGGTGCTGGAACTGGTGCGCCATACGCCGACTTTCTCGCCGCCTGTCGCCAGCCGCGCCTTCGCCTATTTCGGCGTCACCGGCTATGAGGTCACCGCCTCTTCCCCCGATAGCACGCTCCAGACGCTCGCCGGCCAGCTCAATGGTCTGACGGCTGTACCGGCCCGCGAAGCCGGACAGACCTATGACGAAGGCGTGGTGCTGAATGCGGCCATCGCGGTCGCCGCCAAGAGCTTTTTCTCCCATACCGGTCCCACCGGCCAGCGCGCGCTTGCCGCCATGACCAAGAAGATGGCCGCGGATGTCGCCAGTGACGTGCCCGAGGACGTCGCCACCCGCTCGGCCGATTACGGCCGCAAGGTTGCCGAGCACATTCTCGCATGGTCGGCGACCGATGGCGGCGCCGAGATCGAGAATATGGGTTTTCCGCGTGAATATGCGCTCATCGCCAAGCCTGGCCACTGGGTGCCCACCAGCCCGATCCAGCAGCAGCAGGTGCCGCTCCTGCCGCAATGGGGCAAGGTCCGCACCTTCGCCATGCCCGATGGCGCGACCTGCGGCCTGCCGCCTCCGCCGGATTATTCGGAGGACAAGAATTCCGAATTCTACAAACAGGCCGACGAGGTCTACCAGACGGTGGCCAATCTCAACGGGGAGCAGCGCGCCATCGCCCGTTTCTGGTCCGATGACCCGATGCTCTCGCCGACGCCGCCGGGCCACTGGATCTCGATTGTGTGGCAGGTCGCGGCGCAGGAGAAGGCTGATGTCTCGCGCACGTCGGAGGCCTTGGCGCTCCTCGGCGTTACCGTGGCCGACGCCTTCATCGGCTGCTGGGACGCCAAGTTCGAGTTCGACCTCATCCGCCCGATC
This genomic interval carries:
- a CDS encoding response regulator, which encodes MTAETDEQFDIARRLQAQEAAFRESEARYRRAEDRYRFLEALARETAASTDADAILAITTRMVGEHLNLAICAYADMDADQDGFTIRGDWSAPGSPTITGHYMLHDFGVLAMTNLHAGKPLVIHDNRMELAPEEAKTFQDIGIAATICLPLVKEGRLTALMAIHDKVPHHWSDEELVLLTEVTERSWAHIERVRAEANARESERRFRLDLERMVAERTAELVQSQESIRAILETTHLYQGLLDIEGRVRFANLTALDGIQSTLADVFGKPFWETPWFTGTPDMPEAVKAAVESVASGKIENISMTLTLPVGIRSFDFSMRPVKNPAGEVVALVPEAVDITARVEAEHALLQSQKMEAIGNLTGGVAHDFNNLLMAISGSLELLRKRLPDDPALLHFIDNALEGAKRGSSLVQRMMAFARRQELKNERIDIRRLVGGMAELLARSLGPMVTIETRFSDQLPEVETDANQLESALLNLVVNARDAMSGKGEIIVEAEEMIVALRDGSLEPGHYVRLAVTDTGTGMGEAVLKRAMEPFFTTKGVGKGTGLGLSTIHGLAKQSGGTLRLKSKPGDGTTAEIWLPAKPILPVESAPVAETIGEPVNGVPHSLAILAVDDDALVLMNTVDMLEDLGHRVTSAYSGKAALELMSSTRFDIVITDHAMPQMTGAQLIAEIRARDANLPVILATGYAQLPPDVEAGFPKLSKPFSQADLERAVESVRGR
- a CDS encoding M10 family metallopeptidase gives rise to the protein MGKQSKYVLEREDEDFFSSDAGHMVEQISIDLPVSDRVDFISPARGADSSDSARAAQTVKVDRSADFLAGATDGVNVPFTDPALTTLATFLTDGYWAHREFAVGDGGTLKVDIGDLTGAGKQLAKWALDAWEDASGLNFKFVSKNADIDFDDKGKYAYSTSKGVGDGTIDSSFVNIATKWIDDYGHGRHTYSMQTYIHEIGHALGLGHAGNYNGSAKYGVDNNFTNDSWQASIMSYFSQAQNTDVDAHFALVMTPQVADIIAIRELYGDTAIRAGDSVYSYRGDFEKYYSTRTIVDTGGTDTLDFSWSARKQTINMNAETFSTIDGVKGNLGISRDTVVEIAIGGRSTDRIIGNEAANALFGNGGKDRMTGGGGEDFFVFDTKASSKNVDTIVDFVVVDDTIAFNNKVFTKLGVDGALSFDAFRSNLTGKAEDASDRLIYETDTGELYYDFDGDKQGGSVLVAKLSTFPGLGFGDFLVI
- a CDS encoding M10 family metallopeptidase — encoded protein: MSISKAFASRERDDFSFSINSDFVVPSMAAAHEFIFAPDANEAMASAAAKAKPVRVDRTPDFLEGAAAGENPVPDYDADLDTLAAYLTDGYWEDNEEARRSFDIEAGGTITVDIATLDKAAQVLARKAFQAWTDATGIRFQEVRNGADIDFTDNYFDTAAAFADSEVDGSQIVRSEVTVSQKWIENLGSGKYDYSMLTYIHEIGHAMGLGHAGNYNGSATYDPNVHADNDSWQASVMSYFDQNENLDVDADKALPLTLMMSDILAIRELYGIVDIRPSDNVYSYETDFKAASSLDGRYRGITARTIVDTSGTDVLDFSWSKKALVIDLHEESFSNINGVKGNLAIARGTIIEGAVGGIKGDTIIGNDYANALYGNSGADTLTGNGGEDFFIFDTKPSTAYADVITDFEIGVDTIGFNNKMFKAVGRDGVLADIAFVVNTTGDAEDRRDRVIYDSASGELFYDANGSRKGGSVLVATLEDTLALDASHLLVI
- a CDS encoding vanadium-dependent haloperoxidase, which encodes MKGILRFVAVAALAVAVWAGTLASVQAKEPPEKVLRNWYRMVLELVRHTPTFSPPVASRAFAYFGVTGYEVTASSPDSTLQTLAGQLNGLTAVPAREAGQTYDEGVVLNAAIAVAAKSFFSHTGPTGQRALAAMTKKMAADVASDVPEDVATRSADYGRKVAEHILAWSATDGGAEIENMGFPREYALIAKPGHWVPTSPIQQQQVPLLPQWGKVRTFAMPDGATCGLPPPPDYSEDKNSEFYKQADEVYQTVANLNGEQRAIARFWSDDPMLSPTPPGHWISIVWQVAAQEKADVSRTSEALALLGVTVADAFIGCWDAKFEFDLIRPISYIQKQIDPKWQALLITPPFPEYPSGHSTQSAAAAEVLTHVFGDNYAFADATHEADGLKPRNFKSFRAAAEEAGISRLYGGIHFRAAIERGLEQGRCIGAYAVKLKTRK